In Salvia hispanica cultivar TCC Black 2014 unplaced genomic scaffold, UniMelb_Shisp_WGS_1.0 HiC_scaffold_24, whole genome shotgun sequence, a genomic segment contains:
- the LOC125198760 gene encoding elongation factor 1-alpha, whose product MGKEKIHISIVVIGHVDSGKSTTTGHLIYKLGGIDKRVIERFEKEAAEMNKRSFKYAWVLDKLKAERERGITIDIALWKFETTKYYCTVIDAPGHRDFIKNMITGTSQADCAVLIIDSTTGGFEAGISKDGQTREHALLAFTLGVKQMICCCNKMDATTPKYSKARYDEIIKEVSSYLKKVGYNPEKIPFVPISGFEGDNMIERSTNLDWYKGPTLLEALDAVQEPKRPSDKPLRLPLQDVYKIGGIGTVPVGRVETGVIKPGMVVTFGPTGLTTEVKSVEMHHEALQEALPGDNVGFNVKNVAVKDLKRGFVASNSKDDPAKEAANFTSQVIIMNHPGQIGNGYAPVLDCHTSHIAVKFSELMTKIDRRSGKELEKEPKFLKNGDAGMVKMIPTKPMVVETFSQYPPLGRFAVRDMRQTVAVGVIKSVEKKDPSGAKVTKAAAKKGAK is encoded by the exons ATGGGTAAGGAAAAGATTCATATCAGTATTGTGGTCATTGGCCATGTCGACTCTGGGAAGTCGACCACCACTGGACATCTCATCTACAAGCTTGGTGGTATTGACAAGCGTGTGATTGAGAGGTTTGAGAAGGAAGCTGCTGAGATGAACAAGAGGTCGTTCAAGTATGCGTGGGTTCTTGACAAGCTCAAGGCTGAGCGTGAACGTGGTATCACCATTGATATCGCTCTCTGGAAGTTCGAGACTACCAAGTACTACTGCACCGTCATTGATGCTCCTGGACATCGCGATTTCATCAAGAACATGATTACAGGAACCTCTCAGGCTGATTGTGCTGTGCTCATCATCGATTCCACCACCGGTGGTTTTGAAGCTGGTATCTCCAAGGATGGACAGACCCGTGAGCACGCTCTTCTGGCTTTTACTCTTGGTGTGAAGCAGATGATCTGTTGCTGTAACAAG ATGGATGCTACCACTCCTAAATACTCCAAGGCAAGGTATGACGAAATCATCAAGGAAGTCTCTTCCTACCTGAAGAAGGTTGGTTACAACCCTGAGAAGATCCCGTTTGTGCCCATCTCTGGATTTGAGGGTGACAATATGATTGAGAGGTCGACCAACCTTGACTGGTACAAGGGCCCAACTCTTCTAGAGGCTCTTGATGCTGTCCAGGAGCCAAAGAGGCCCTCAGACAAGCCTCTCCGTCTCCCACTTCAGGATGTCTACAAGATTGGTGGTATTGGAACTGTGCCAGTCGGAAGAGTTGAGACCGGTGTCATCAAACCTGGTATGGTTGTCACCTTCGGACCAACTGGGCTTACCACTGAGGTCAAGTCTGTTGAGATGCACCACGAGGCCCTCCAGGAAGCTCTCCCAGGTGACAATGTTGGCTTCAACGTCAAGAACGTTGCTGTGAAGGATCTGAAGCGTGGTTTTGTTGCATCGAACTCCAAGGATGACCCTGCCAAGGAGGCTGCAAACTTCACTTCCCAGGTCATCATCATGAACCACCCTGGTCAGATTGGAAATGGTTATGCTCCAGTCCTCGATTgccacacttcacacattGCTGTGAAGTTTTCTGAGCTCATGACCAAGATTGACAGACGATCTGGAAAGGAGCTTGAGAAGGAGCCTAAGTTTTTGAAGAATGGTGATGCCGGTATGGTTAAGATGATTCCGACCAAGCCCATGGTTGTGGAGACATTCTCTCAGTACCCGCCTCTTGGAAGGTTTGCTGTTAGGGACATGCGTCAGACTGTTGCTGTTGGTGTGATCAAGAGTGTGGAGAAGAAGGACCCATCAGGAGCCAAGGTGACCAAGGCAGCTGCGAAGAAGGGTGCCAAGTGA